A DNA window from Candidatus Eremiobacterota bacterium contains the following coding sequences:
- a CDS encoding MBL fold metallo-hydrolase gives MSIPLELQRPTTIGEGIVQIRLPMAGNPMRYVNGYLLKDEGGLTLIDCGWKGADVLAALEDGLARCGYALRDVRRLLVTHFHMDHYGLAGTLRAAGVPELGMHPRDWQIVQIRAAEGDDDAIVDSWLARNGLPVEPEDDDPDYERYDVAEPTRLLEDGERVGRLRAMWTPGHSPGHLCFVDTVSGRTFTGDHVLDPVTPHVGLWHDRGRDPMGEYVASLRAVGALETSGVLPAHGEAFPDLARRVEELLAHEAARERDVLRALDAGPSSATTVASALRWRRRGDRFDQLPNGYRQFAVAETLAHLEHLRARGLVTRNERTAPITWALAAPSATAAQ, from the coding sequence GTGTCGATTCCGCTGGAGCTTCAGCGTCCCACCACGATCGGCGAGGGGATCGTGCAGATCCGCCTGCCGATGGCCGGCAACCCGATGCGCTACGTGAACGGCTACCTTCTCAAGGACGAGGGCGGTCTGACGCTGATCGACTGCGGCTGGAAGGGCGCCGACGTCCTGGCCGCGCTCGAAGACGGGCTGGCGCGCTGCGGCTACGCGCTGCGCGACGTGCGCCGGCTGCTGGTGACCCATTTCCACATGGACCACTACGGGCTGGCCGGGACGCTGCGGGCCGCGGGGGTACCGGAGCTCGGGATGCACCCGCGCGACTGGCAGATCGTGCAGATCCGTGCGGCCGAAGGCGACGACGACGCGATCGTCGACTCGTGGCTGGCGCGCAACGGGCTGCCGGTCGAACCGGAGGACGACGACCCCGACTACGAGCGCTACGACGTCGCCGAGCCGACGCGTCTGCTGGAAGACGGCGAGCGGGTCGGCCGCCTGCGCGCGATGTGGACGCCGGGACATTCGCCGGGTCACCTCTGCTTCGTCGACACGGTTTCCGGGCGGACGTTCACCGGCGATCACGTGCTCGATCCGGTGACACCGCACGTCGGGCTGTGGCACGACCGCGGCCGCGATCCGATGGGCGAGTACGTCGCCTCGCTGCGCGCGGTCGGCGCGCTCGAGACGAGCGGCGTGCTGCCGGCGCACGGCGAGGCGTTCCCCGACCTCGCGCGGCGCGTCGAAGAGCTGCTCGCGCACGAGGCGGCGCGCGAGCGCGACGTATTGCGCGCGCTCGACGCCGGACCGTCGAGCGCGACCACGGTCGCGAGCGCGTTGCGCTGGCGCCGCCGCGGCGACCGCTTCGACCAGCTTCCCAACGGATACCGGCAGTTCGCGGTCGCCGAGACGCTCGCCCACTTGGAGCACCTGCGCGCGCGCGGCCTCGTCACGCGCAACGAGCGCACCGCGCCGATCACCTGGGCGCTCGCCGCCCCCTCCGCTACGGCGGCGCAGTAG
- a CDS encoding AMP-binding protein, translating into MNQRHFPFWPKRRPREFPVPATNLAHNLATSAARFPNHPAIVYYDTPIAYARLWREVEALAGHLEHRAGVRPGERVLLLMQNSPQFVIAYYAILRANAIVVPLNTMLVAEELRTYLDDSGATVALTGQELAPRLQAYVPQPLRHVVVAAYSDYVERETKVALPPAVAAPRASVEGEGFVAWGDALAGAPPPSPTSAAADDMALLPYTSGTTGRPKGCVHTHRSMQTTAWATPMWSGANMPGGRVLSVLPYFHVTGMTGDMNATLCNGGTIVMLTRWDPATAQALIERYECTGMTAISTMIVDLLSHPGYRSEALRSLMALGGGGAPLPAAVGREVTERLGLSYMEGYGLTETIAMTHANPPDRTKLQCLGIPTFGVDSRVLDPDSLRELGPNETGEIVISGAQVMRGYWRQPEATTEAFVEHDGKKFFRTGDLGYIDDEGYFFLVDRVKRMINAAGFKVWPAEVETKLFAHPAIKEACVIASLDPRKGEQVKAVVVLYEGTQASAEEIMSWAREHMAAYKVPSEIEFADSLPRSATGKVQWRALQEEEQRRGQAAAVR; encoded by the coding sequence TTGAACCAACGCCATTTCCCGTTCTGGCCGAAGCGGCGGCCGCGCGAGTTTCCCGTCCCGGCGACGAACCTCGCGCACAACCTGGCCACCTCGGCGGCGCGCTTTCCGAACCACCCCGCGATCGTCTACTACGACACGCCGATCGCGTACGCGCGGCTCTGGCGCGAGGTCGAAGCGCTCGCCGGCCACCTCGAGCACCGCGCCGGCGTGCGCCCCGGCGAGCGCGTGCTGCTGCTCATGCAGAACTCGCCGCAGTTCGTGATCGCGTACTACGCGATCTTGCGCGCGAACGCGATCGTCGTTCCGCTGAACACGATGCTGGTCGCCGAAGAGCTGCGGACGTATCTCGACGACAGCGGCGCGACGGTCGCGCTGACGGGTCAGGAGCTCGCGCCGCGCCTGCAAGCGTACGTGCCGCAGCCGCTGCGCCACGTCGTCGTCGCCGCGTACTCGGACTACGTCGAGCGCGAGACGAAGGTCGCGCTGCCGCCGGCGGTCGCCGCGCCGCGCGCAAGCGTTGAAGGCGAAGGGTTCGTCGCGTGGGGCGACGCGCTCGCCGGCGCGCCGCCGCCGAGCCCGACGAGCGCCGCGGCCGACGACATGGCCCTTTTGCCGTACACCTCCGGCACGACCGGGCGCCCGAAGGGCTGCGTCCACACGCACCGTTCGATGCAGACGACCGCGTGGGCGACGCCGATGTGGAGCGGTGCGAACATGCCGGGCGGGCGGGTTCTCTCCGTGCTGCCGTACTTCCACGTGACCGGGATGACCGGCGACATGAACGCGACGCTGTGCAACGGCGGAACGATCGTGATGCTGACGCGCTGGGATCCCGCCACCGCGCAGGCGCTGATCGAGCGCTACGAGTGCACCGGGATGACCGCGATCAGCACGATGATCGTCGACTTGCTCTCGCATCCGGGCTACCGCTCCGAAGCGCTGCGCTCGCTGATGGCGCTCGGCGGCGGCGGCGCGCCGCTCCCCGCCGCGGTCGGCCGCGAGGTGACCGAACGGCTGGGCCTGAGCTACATGGAAGGCTACGGGCTCACCGAGACGATCGCGATGACGCACGCGAACCCGCCCGACCGCACGAAGCTGCAGTGCTTGGGGATCCCGACGTTCGGCGTCGACTCGCGCGTCCTCGATCCCGACTCGCTGCGCGAGCTGGGGCCGAACGAGACCGGCGAGATCGTGATCAGCGGCGCGCAGGTGATGCGCGGGTACTGGCGCCAGCCGGAAGCGACCACGGAGGCGTTCGTCGAGCACGACGGCAAGAAGTTCTTCCGCACCGGCGATCTCGGCTACATCGACGACGAGGGATACTTCTTCTTGGTCGACCGCGTGAAGCGAATGATCAACGCTGCCGGCTTCAAGGTGTGGCCTGCGGAAGTGGAAACGAAGCTGTTCGCGCACCCGGCGATCAAAGAAGCCTGCGTGATCGCCTCGCTCGACCCGCGCAAAGGCGAGCAGGTGAAAGCGGTCGTCGTGCTGTACGAGGGCACGCAGGCGAGCGCCGAAGAGATCATGAGCTGGGCGCGCGAGCACATGGCCGCGTACAAGGTGCCGAGCGAGATCGAGTTCGCCGACTCGCTACCGCGCTCGGCGACCGGCAAAGTTCAGTGGCGCGCGCTGCAGGAAGAGGAGCAGCGCCGCGGTCAGGCGGCGGCGGTGCGGTAG
- a CDS encoding NAD(P)/FAD-dependent oxidoreductase — MLDAEVVIAGAGFSGLGMGIRLKQHGNDSFVILEQAAEVGGTWRDNAYPGCACDIPSMLYSYSFECRADWTRTYPRQPELLDYLKAVSAKHGLGAHLRFNARLDEARFDEERGTWEVRTGDGATLTCRYLISAMGPLSKPRYPDVPGLERFAGAAFHSARWRHDVDLRGKNVVVVGTGASAIQFIPQIAPQVARLTILQRTPPWIVPRADADVGPVRRFLRRRLPAYAWLVRKAVYWTQEIRAIGFVVNPKVLESREKLLRRFIERSVRDPELRRKVTPEYRAGCKRILISDDYYPAIQRENVELVTTPLAEVREHSVVDADGREYPADVVIYGTGFKASEGIVPVRIYGRAGAELSAAWREGMSAYLGTTVAGFPNLFFLIGPNTGLGHNSMIFMMEAQYRYILSALDEVKRRRASTVEVKPEAQARFNARLQEKMKGTVWATGCSSWYQDANGKNVSLWPGFTFAYRRLTARLKPERFRFG, encoded by the coding sequence GTGCTCGACGCCGAGGTCGTGATCGCCGGTGCCGGCTTTTCCGGTCTCGGCATGGGAATCCGGCTCAAGCAGCACGGCAACGACTCGTTCGTCATCTTGGAACAAGCCGCCGAAGTCGGCGGAACGTGGCGCGACAACGCGTATCCCGGCTGCGCGTGCGACATCCCGTCGATGTTGTACTCGTACTCGTTCGAATGCCGCGCCGACTGGACGCGCACGTATCCGCGCCAGCCCGAGCTGCTGGACTATCTCAAAGCGGTAAGCGCGAAGCACGGCCTCGGCGCGCACCTCCGGTTCAACGCGCGCCTCGACGAGGCGCGCTTCGACGAAGAGCGCGGAACCTGGGAAGTGCGCACCGGCGACGGCGCGACGCTCACGTGCCGGTATCTGATCTCGGCGATGGGGCCGCTCAGCAAGCCGAGATATCCCGACGTTCCGGGGCTCGAGCGGTTCGCGGGCGCGGCGTTTCATTCGGCGCGCTGGCGGCACGACGTCGATTTGCGCGGGAAGAACGTGGTCGTCGTCGGCACGGGCGCGAGCGCGATCCAGTTCATTCCGCAGATCGCGCCCCAGGTTGCGCGGCTGACGATCCTGCAGCGCACGCCGCCGTGGATCGTCCCGCGCGCCGACGCGGACGTCGGGCCGGTGCGGCGGTTCTTGCGGCGCCGGCTGCCGGCCTACGCGTGGCTGGTGCGCAAGGCGGTGTACTGGACGCAAGAGATCCGCGCAATCGGGTTCGTCGTGAATCCGAAGGTGCTGGAGTCGCGCGAAAAGCTGCTTCGCCGGTTCATCGAGCGGTCGGTGCGCGATCCGGAGCTGCGGCGGAAGGTGACGCCGGAATACCGCGCGGGCTGCAAGCGCATCTTGATCTCCGACGACTACTATCCGGCGATCCAGCGCGAGAACGTCGAGCTGGTGACGACGCCGCTCGCCGAGGTTCGGGAGCATTCAGTGGTCGACGCGGACGGGCGCGAGTATCCGGCCGACGTCGTGATCTACGGCACCGGGTTCAAAGCGAGCGAAGGAATCGTGCCGGTGCGGATCTACGGGCGCGCCGGCGCCGAGCTGAGCGCCGCTTGGCGCGAAGGGATGTCGGCGTATCTCGGCACGACCGTCGCGGGCTTTCCGAACCTGTTCTTCCTGATCGGTCCGAACACGGGGCTCGGCCACAACTCGATGATCTTCATGATGGAAGCGCAGTACCGCTACATCCTCAGCGCGCTCGACGAGGTGAAGCGCCGTCGCGCAAGCACCGTCGAGGTGAAGCCGGAAGCGCAAGCCCGCTTCAACGCGCGCCTGCAAGAGAAGATGAAGGGCACCGTCTGGGCCACCGGCTGTTCGAGCTGGTACCAAGACGCGAACGGCAAGAACGTCTCCCTGTGGCCCGGCTTCACCTTCGCCTACCGCCGCCTGACGGCACGGCTCAAGCCGGAGCGGTTCCGCTTCGGCTGA
- a CDS encoding alkaline phosphatase family protein, translated as MSVTQIVVLMLENRAFDHLVGFMKSPAFPIRGLDGTEQNYPDPLGPSGTPVRVTPDAPYVPDLDPGPDHAFPNVAMQLHGAVPSPEPSKGSNVGFVKDYSNVRNVTEPGHVMRCFGDGRLPVIGTLAKEFAICDNWFSSMPGGTWPNRFFVHCATSGGYIDNAIRNYPMRTLYQNLTAKGINWRIYYHDFPQSLALANQRQYFRTKYELYGQAFVRDCQNGNLPQYSFIEPRYFNEFGARANDMHPIHGVVNGELLVAEVYEALRASKQWETTLLVVTWDEHGGFYDHVPPPAATPPDNATQFFDFASYGVRVPAIVVSPLIPKNKIDSTLYDHTSIPATAKVLFDLPGFLTARDAAANTLEQLCSLQQPRDDTPATLPRPSVEPALLAAAPAVPQPTNDLEDDLLALSRQLGLPGAELMQVRAMAPAATEDQAAAEVRAHLAAFAATAPP; from the coding sequence ATGTCTGTGACCCAGATCGTCGTGCTGATGCTGGAGAACCGCGCGTTCGACCACCTGGTCGGCTTCATGAAGTCGCCCGCCTTCCCGATCCGCGGGCTGGACGGGACCGAGCAGAACTACCCCGATCCGCTCGGACCGTCCGGGACGCCCGTCCGGGTCACGCCGGACGCGCCGTACGTGCCCGATCTCGATCCCGGCCCCGACCACGCCTTCCCGAACGTCGCCATGCAACTCCACGGCGCCGTTCCGTCACCGGAGCCGAGCAAAGGCAGCAACGTCGGGTTCGTCAAGGACTATTCGAACGTCCGCAACGTCACCGAGCCCGGTCACGTGATGCGCTGCTTCGGCGACGGCCGGCTGCCGGTGATCGGCACGCTCGCGAAGGAGTTCGCGATCTGCGACAACTGGTTCTCCTCGATGCCGGGCGGGACGTGGCCGAACCGCTTCTTCGTCCACTGCGCGACCTCGGGCGGCTACATCGACAACGCGATCCGCAACTACCCGATGCGCACGCTCTACCAGAACCTCACCGCCAAGGGGATCAACTGGCGGATCTACTATCACGACTTTCCGCAGTCGCTCGCGCTGGCGAACCAGCGGCAGTACTTCCGCACCAAGTACGAGCTGTACGGCCAGGCGTTCGTGCGCGACTGCCAAAACGGCAACCTGCCGCAGTACAGCTTCATCGAACCGCGCTACTTCAACGAGTTCGGCGCGCGCGCGAACGACATGCACCCGATCCACGGCGTCGTCAACGGCGAGCTGCTGGTCGCCGAAGTGTACGAAGCGCTTCGCGCGTCGAAGCAGTGGGAGACGACGCTGCTCGTCGTGACCTGGGACGAGCACGGCGGGTTCTACGACCACGTCCCGCCGCCGGCCGCGACGCCGCCCGACAACGCGACGCAGTTCTTCGACTTCGCCTCGTACGGCGTGCGCGTCCCGGCCATCGTCGTCTCGCCGCTGATCCCGAAGAACAAGATCGACTCGACGCTGTACGATCACACCTCGATCCCCGCGACCGCGAAGGTGCTCTTCGATCTGCCGGGATTTCTCACCGCGCGCGACGCGGCCGCGAACACGCTAGAGCAGTTGTGCTCGCTGCAGCAGCCGCGCGACGACACGCCGGCGACGCTGCCGCGGCCGAGCGTCGAGCCGGCGCTGCTCGCCGCTGCGCCGGCCGTTCCGCAGCCGACGAACGACCTTGAAGACGATCTGCTTGCGCTTTCGCGTCAGCTCGGCCTGCCGGGCGCGGAGCTCATGCAAGTGCGCGCGATGGCGCCCGCGGCGACGGAGGATCAAGCCGCGGCCGAGGTGCGCGCGCACCTGGCCGCGTTCGCGGCTACTGCGCCGCCGTAG
- a CDS encoding type II toxin-antitoxin system HicA family toxin has protein sequence MSSKLPVVTAGIMLRALKRAGFVLIRTRGSHFFLAHKDGRKTSVPVHAGTTIKPGTLKGILEDINWSNDELRRRL, from the coding sequence ATGAGTTCGAAGCTGCCGGTGGTAACGGCCGGCATAATGCTGCGCGCCTTGAAGCGAGCCGGCTTCGTTCTGATTCGGACCCGCGGGTCGCACTTTTTCTTAGCTCATAAGGACGGTCGCAAGACGTCCGTACCGGTTCACGCTGGGACGACCATAAAGCCGGGGACACTCAAGGGAATCCTCGAAGACATCAATTGGTCGAACGACGAACTTCGCCGTCGCCTCTGA
- a CDS encoding FAD-dependent monooxygenase — MRIVCIGGGPAGLFFSIVMKSARPDAEIVVLERNRPTDTFGWGVVFSDQTLGNIAAADPPTYERIVASFVHWDDIDVHYRGRTIRAGGQGFAGIARKKLLQILQERAATLGVELRFEVEANDEDYPDADVIVIGDGANSPTRRKYAAAFGTTLENRRNRYVWLGTHQRFDAFTFAFEETPHGWFQVHAYQFDADTGTVIVECREETWRAAGLDTASTEESIAFCERLFARYLGGHRLMSNAAHLANPWISFVQVNNARWYDGNRVLIGDAAHTAHFSIGSGTKLALEDAIALAAALRRNPELSRAFEEYEAERRIEVLRLQNAARNSTEWFENVARYASLEPEQFAYSLLTRSQRLTHDNLRLRDREYIANIEAWLSQRAGTAKPVPPMFAPFKLRELELANRVVVSPMAMYSCVDGLPNDFYLVHLGARAQGGAGLVFTEMTCVAPEGRISPGCAGMYRDEHVPAWTRIVDFVHTYT, encoded by the coding sequence GTGCGAATCGTTTGCATCGGCGGCGGGCCGGCCGGCCTGTTTTTCTCGATCGTCATGAAGTCCGCGCGGCCGGACGCCGAGATCGTCGTCCTCGAGCGGAACCGCCCCACCGACACGTTCGGCTGGGGCGTCGTCTTTTCGGATCAGACGCTGGGGAACATCGCCGCCGCCGATCCGCCGACATACGAGCGCATCGTCGCGAGCTTCGTCCACTGGGACGACATCGACGTGCACTACCGCGGCCGCACCATTCGGGCCGGCGGTCAGGGGTTCGCCGGGATCGCGCGCAAGAAGCTGCTGCAGATCCTGCAGGAGCGCGCCGCCACGCTCGGCGTCGAGCTGCGGTTCGAGGTCGAGGCGAACGACGAAGACTATCCCGACGCCGACGTGATCGTGATCGGCGACGGCGCGAACTCGCCGACCCGGCGCAAGTACGCCGCCGCCTTCGGGACGACGCTCGAGAACCGCCGCAACCGCTACGTCTGGCTCGGCACGCACCAGCGCTTCGACGCGTTCACCTTCGCGTTTGAGGAGACGCCGCACGGCTGGTTCCAGGTCCACGCTTACCAGTTCGACGCCGACACGGGCACGGTGATCGTCGAGTGCCGCGAGGAGACCTGGCGCGCGGCCGGGCTCGACACCGCGAGCACCGAGGAGTCGATCGCGTTCTGCGAGCGGCTCTTCGCGCGCTATCTCGGCGGCCACCGGCTGATGAGCAACGCGGCGCACTTGGCGAACCCGTGGATCTCGTTCGTGCAGGTCAACAACGCGCGCTGGTACGACGGCAACCGCGTGCTGATCGGCGACGCCGCGCACACCGCGCACTTCTCGATCGGCTCGGGGACGAAGCTCGCGCTCGAAGACGCGATCGCGCTTGCGGCCGCGCTGCGCCGCAACCCTGAGTTGTCGCGCGCATTCGAAGAATACGAGGCGGAGCGGCGGATCGAGGTCCTTCGGCTGCAGAACGCCGCGCGCAACAGCACCGAATGGTTCGAGAACGTCGCGCGTTATGCGAGCCTCGAGCCGGAGCAGTTCGCGTACAGCCTGCTCACCCGCAGCCAGCGGCTCACCCACGACAACCTGCGCCTGCGCGACCGGGAGTACATCGCGAACATCGAGGCCTGGCTCTCGCAGCGCGCCGGAACCGCCAAGCCGGTGCCGCCGATGTTCGCGCCGTTCAAGCTGCGCGAGCTCGAGTTGGCGAACCGCGTCGTCGTCTCGCCGATGGCGATGTACAGCTGCGTCGACGGGCTGCCGAACGACTTCTACCTCGTGCATCTGGGGGCGCGCGCGCAGGGCGGCGCGGGGCTCGTCTTCACGGAGATGACTTGCGTCGCGCCGGAAGGGCGCATCTCGCCGGGCTGCGCCGGGATGTACCGCGACGAGCACGTGCCTGCGTGGACGCGGATCGTCGACTTCGTCCACACCTACAC
- a CDS encoding NAAT family transporter yields MLPDVQFAATAFATAITIIDPVGMIPLTIVATASTPQRRQRIINEAVVVAAGVVLVMGLIGRDVLAYLGITLPAFTIAGGILLFLIAIDMLFARPTGAKQTKEETREARDTDNPAVFPLAIPMIAGPGTIATVLLLAGETRGDRLRILIVFAAYATALLATWLCMSAAPHLQRIIRPTGIHVVTRLLGIILAALAVQFVINGVVGTPFFTHA; encoded by the coding sequence GTGCTGCCGGACGTTCAGTTTGCCGCGACCGCGTTCGCGACGGCTATCACGATCATCGATCCGGTCGGGATGATCCCGCTGACGATCGTCGCGACGGCTTCCACGCCGCAACGCCGGCAGCGGATCATCAACGAGGCGGTCGTCGTCGCCGCGGGCGTGGTCCTGGTCATGGGACTCATCGGGCGCGACGTGCTCGCGTATCTCGGCATCACGCTGCCGGCGTTCACGATCGCCGGCGGGATCTTGCTCTTCCTGATCGCGATCGACATGCTCTTCGCGCGGCCGACCGGCGCCAAGCAGACGAAGGAAGAGACCCGCGAGGCGCGCGACACCGACAACCCGGCCGTGTTCCCGCTCGCGATCCCGATGATCGCAGGGCCCGGCACGATCGCCACCGTCTTGCTCCTGGCCGGCGAGACGCGCGGCGACCGGCTGCGGATCCTCATCGTCTTCGCCGCCTACGCCACCGCGCTGCTGGCGACATGGCTGTGCATGAGCGCCGCGCCGCACTTGCAGCGCATCATCCGCCCGACCGGGATTCACGTCGTCACGCGGCTGCTCGGGATCATCCTCGCCGCGCTCGCCGTGCAGTTCGTCATCAACGGCGTCGTCGGAACCCCGTTCTTCACGCACGCGTAG
- a CDS encoding diguanylate cyclase, whose product MEATTALLRIAARIAGASAALVASPADEAPVAAWGCDALSATALLRVARRAGPRGAWSFRSFPTILRDGQPGELLLIAPSTDPDDVTLTALAAEVGATCDPSDRVSEASGAIERLTESVEQLSEAIAILGTPADGSGPSHFLHANSTFTQLFGFTARELVGRSADVLWGPLTDQPRMLWLRARVADRVPARAVVMLYAKDRAPLWTEVNSTPVRLEGTTVHHVVTFRDVTSRKQFEDALAGEKRKLQTTLAAMAEAVVTVLADGRVEFVNAAAQRLLGIAMIEAYGAHVSEVLRLVDDEANPVDVVTLPPGETVQRGAGHLRTAKGIVDVAYVASQIDTEEGGTIVVLRDVTAEHRLAMRLTFEASHDPLTGLQNRRAFAVRLDEAVEGARERGEHHAVGFLDLDRFKVVNDRFGHAAGDRLLREIGAVMAGVVRGGDVLARIGGDEFALLLANCRLSDARRVAEKIRAAVEEYRIEHGGEMLDVGVSIGLAPIEADTPSGAQALAEADAACYQAKAAGRNAIAG is encoded by the coding sequence ATGGAGGCCACCACGGCGCTGCTCCGGATCGCCGCCCGCATCGCGGGCGCCTCGGCAGCGCTCGTCGCCAGCCCCGCCGACGAGGCGCCGGTCGCGGCCTGGGGCTGCGACGCACTCTCCGCGACGGCGCTGCTGCGCGTCGCGCGGCGCGCCGGCCCGCGGGGCGCGTGGTCGTTTCGCAGCTTTCCGACCATCCTGCGCGACGGACAGCCCGGCGAGCTGCTGCTGATCGCGCCCAGCACCGACCCCGACGACGTGACGCTGACCGCACTCGCCGCGGAAGTCGGCGCGACCTGCGATCCGAGCGACCGGGTGAGCGAAGCGTCCGGGGCGATCGAGCGGCTGACGGAGAGCGTCGAGCAGCTCAGCGAGGCGATCGCGATCCTGGGGACGCCCGCGGACGGGAGCGGTCCGTCGCATTTTCTGCACGCGAACTCGACCTTCACGCAGCTGTTCGGCTTCACCGCGCGCGAGCTGGTCGGCCGCAGCGCCGACGTGCTGTGGGGACCGCTGACCGATCAGCCGCGCATGCTCTGGCTGCGCGCGCGGGTCGCCGACCGCGTTCCGGCGCGGGCCGTCGTGATGCTGTACGCCAAGGACCGCGCGCCGCTTTGGACCGAGGTCAACTCGACGCCGGTGCGGCTCGAAGGGACGACGGTGCATCACGTGGTGACGTTTCGCGACGTCACCTCGCGCAAGCAGTTCGAAGACGCGCTGGCCGGCGAAAAGCGCAAGCTGCAGACGACGCTCGCGGCGATGGCGGAGGCGGTCGTCACCGTGCTCGCCGACGGCCGCGTCGAGTTCGTCAACGCGGCGGCGCAGCGGCTGCTCGGCATCGCGATGATCGAAGCGTACGGCGCGCACGTCTCCGAGGTGCTGCGGCTGGTCGACGACGAGGCGAACCCGGTCGACGTCGTCACGCTTCCGCCCGGAGAAACCGTGCAGCGCGGTGCCGGACACTTGCGCACCGCGAAAGGGATCGTCGACGTGGCCTACGTTGCGTCGCAGATCGACACCGAGGAGGGCGGAACGATCGTCGTCCTGCGCGACGTCACCGCGGAGCACCGGCTCGCGATGCGGCTCACGTTCGAGGCCTCGCACGATCCGCTGACGGGCTTGCAGAACCGGCGCGCGTTCGCGGTGCGGCTCGACGAGGCGGTCGAGGGCGCGCGCGAGCGCGGCGAGCACCACGCCGTCGGCTTTCTCGATCTCGACCGCTTCAAGGTGGTGAACGACCGGTTCGGCCACGCCGCCGGCGACCGGCTCTTGCGCGAGATCGGCGCGGTCATGGCCGGCGTCGTGCGCGGCGGCGACGTGCTGGCGCGGATCGGCGGCGACGAGTTCGCGCTGCTGCTCGCCAACTGCCGCCTGAGTGACGCCCGCCGAGTCGCCGAGAAGATCCGCGCCGCCGTGGAAGAGTATCGCATCGAGCACGGCGGCGAGATGCTCGACGTCGGCGTCTCGATCGGCCTGGCGCCGATCGAAGCCGACACGCCGAGCGGCGCGCAAGCGCTCGCGGAAGCGGACGCGGCGTGCTACCAAGCCAAAGCGGCGGGGCGCAACGCGATCGCGGGATAG
- a CDS encoding c-type cytochrome — protein sequence MVIRTTLLLAGAFVASLAAVAGAAGNSSLANGKAIFLTGRDLHGKQMRAARPPLRPSCAACHRVNGAGGIHLPGDAVSADLRHAALVTQMKPPYTVALLERAISKGIDSDGKPLNRVMPHWQMSRSDLHDVAEYVFTALK from the coding sequence ATGGTCATCCGAACCACGCTGCTTCTCGCCGGCGCGTTCGTCGCGTCGCTGGCCGCCGTCGCCGGCGCGGCGGGCAATTCTTCGCTCGCGAACGGCAAGGCGATCTTTCTGACCGGCCGCGACCTGCACGGCAAGCAGATGCGTGCGGCGCGGCCCCCGTTGCGTCCGAGCTGCGCCGCGTGCCACCGCGTGAACGGCGCGGGCGGGATTCATCTGCCGGGTGACGCGGTCAGCGCCGACTTGCGGCACGCGGCGCTGGTGACGCAGATGAAGCCTCCGTATACGGTCGCGCTGCTCGAGCGCGCGATCTCGAAAGGAATCGACAGCGACGGGAAGCCGCTCAACCGCGTCATGCCGCACTGGCAGATGTCGCGCAGCGACCTGCACGATGTGGCAGAGTACGTTTTCACCGCCTTGAAGTAG
- a CDS encoding type II toxin-antitoxin system HicB family antitoxin, with protein sequence MADAPRSYAVILEPEAEGGFSVIIPALPEAHTQGETIEECLANAREVIALVLEVRAMRGEEIPPSDVGARFERVEVSTPAA encoded by the coding sequence ATGGCTGACGCGCCACGCTCGTACGCCGTGATCCTCGAACCGGAGGCAGAAGGCGGCTTCTCGGTAATCATCCCTGCCCTTCCCGAAGCACACACGCAAGGCGAAACTATCGAAGAGTGCCTCGCAAACGCCCGCGAGGTTATCGCGCTCGTCCTTGAAGTCCGCGCGATGCGCGGCGAAGAGATCCCGCCCAGTGACGTCGGCGCACGCTTTGAGCGAGTCGAAGTCTCGACCCCGGCAGCGTAA